The DNA sequence CCGTCTGGACCCCGACGGCGTCAACACGATGGACACCCTCTCGGGCATCGACATCTCACGCAGCGGCGTGGGGGCGTTTTCCAGCCGCTCGTACTATCCCGGTCAGCGGCTGGTGATATGCCTGCCCGTCGCCGGCAACCACGGGCATCGCAATCTCTACGCCACTATCGTCCGCAGCCGCGGCGTTCAGGGCGGATACGCCATCGGTCTGAAGTTCGATTCCGCCTCGGCCGACCAGTGGGTGGGCGTCAGCACGCTGGCGGCGGCCTAAAAGCATTTCCAATTTCCAATTTGGAATTTCCAATTTACTCTTTGTCGGATGGCATGGCGATACGCGCTGGTGTTTCCGGCGGGTCGCCATGGCGCTGCTGACAGTGATGAACTCTGCCTTCTTTGC is a window from the Planctomycetaceae bacterium genome containing:
- a CDS encoding PilZ domain-containing protein; translation: MVIANSTGSERRRHGRVKMEDCFQAVRLDPDGVNTMDTLSGIDISRSGVGAFSSRSYYPGQRLVICLPVAGNHGHRNLYATIVRSRGVQGGYAIGLKFDSASADQWVGVSTLAAA